The following are from one region of the Paenibacillus sp. KS-LC4 genome:
- a CDS encoding IS3 family transposase: MKAIISEHEDNRNYGARRMLLALSQIDIHTSYSTVYRLMKKHGLLQKAKRHPNGITREDAAAQKSENLIQRDFSASSPNQKWLSDITEVPFSDGKLYLSAVLDCYNGEIVGLAMDDNMRKELCIQAFENACKARNARGMIYHSDRGSQFTSQAFRACLAKRGAIQSMSGTGRCYDNARMESFFATLKKEKLYEIKTEHYPMAQIKSIIFRYIMTYYNRRRIYTTNPGAGPQRFTVKECCHTQLSNRISS; this comes from the coding sequence ATGAAAGCCATCATCAGTGAACATGAAGACAATCGAAATTACGGTGCCCGGCGCATGCTGCTGGCGCTGTCGCAAATAGACATCCACACCAGCTACAGCACCGTCTATCGCCTCATGAAGAAGCACGGGCTGCTGCAGAAAGCGAAGCGTCACCCGAACGGTATTACACGTGAGGATGCCGCAGCTCAAAAGAGCGAGAATCTGATCCAAAGAGATTTCAGCGCCTCGTCACCGAACCAAAAGTGGCTATCGGATATCACCGAAGTTCCTTTCTCAGATGGCAAACTCTATCTGTCCGCGGTGCTGGATTGTTACAACGGAGAGATCGTCGGCCTTGCCATGGACGACAACATGCGCAAGGAACTCTGCATCCAAGCATTTGAGAACGCGTGCAAGGCAAGAAACGCACGCGGCATGATTTATCACAGCGATCGCGGCAGCCAATTCACAAGTCAGGCATTCCGAGCGTGTCTGGCTAAACGCGGTGCCATTCAGAGTATGAGCGGCACAGGGCGCTGCTATGACAACGCAAGAATGGAAAGCTTCTTTGCTACGTTAAAGAAAGAAAAGCTGTATGAAATTAAAACCGAACACTACCCGATGGCGCAGATCAAATCGATCATCTTTAGATATATTATGACCTACTACAATAGACGGCGCATCTACACTACGAACCCAGGGGCTGGCCCCCAACGATTTACCGTGAAAGAATGCTGTCATACGCAGCTTAGCAACAGGATTTCTTCATGA
- the rpmG gene encoding 50S ribosomal protein L33, with protein sequence MRVTVTLACTETGDRNYTTSKNKRTTPERLELRKYSPRLKRVTLHRETR encoded by the coding sequence ATGAGAGTTACTGTAACGCTGGCATGCACGGAGACGGGTGACCGCAACTACACGACCTCCAAAAATAAACGTACGACCCCGGAGCGGCTGGAGCTGCGCAAATACAGCCCTCGTCTTAAGCGGGTGACGCTGCATCGGGAAACGAGGTAG
- a CDS encoding metal ABC transporter substrate-binding protein, translating into MKAMFSKFSLLFIAAVLLLSGCGAAGSMNGASPVGAQVDNGGAVASEASVSQAAGEAEAKKLQVVTTFYPMYEFSKQVGGDYADVTALIPAGTEPHDWEPSAKDMAVLKEADVFVYNGIVEGWAEQALESAVNEKRVVVEASSSIELAEGGEDEHSHGGVANGASEAAHADAEHEHDHDHAAEHEEATHEEEGHAHEHEHSLDPHVWLSPKLAQAEVAAIQEAFAKADPTHADQYKANADAYIAKLQQLDDAYKAGLAGAKRTEFVTQHAAFGYLAREYGLTQVPISGLSPDQEPSPEQMAEIVKLAKEQQIKTIFFETLVDPKIASTIASEIGAKTAVLNPLEGLTEEETEDGLDYIGVMTNNLEALKLALNE; encoded by the coding sequence ATGAAAGCTATGTTTAGCAAATTTTCTTTGTTATTTATCGCAGCAGTGCTGCTGCTATCGGGATGCGGCGCGGCTGGCAGCATGAATGGAGCAAGTCCAGTTGGCGCTCAAGTCGATAACGGAGGTGCCGTTGCCTCTGAAGCGAGCGTGTCGCAAGCTGCCGGGGAGGCGGAAGCGAAGAAGCTGCAGGTCGTAACGACCTTTTATCCGATGTATGAGTTCAGCAAGCAGGTGGGCGGGGATTACGCCGATGTAACGGCGCTGATTCCGGCTGGAACCGAGCCGCATGACTGGGAGCCAAGTGCCAAGGACATGGCGGTGCTGAAAGAAGCGGATGTATTCGTCTATAACGGCATCGTAGAAGGCTGGGCGGAGCAGGCGCTGGAAAGTGCAGTAAATGAGAAACGTGTCGTCGTGGAGGCGAGCAGCAGCATAGAATTAGCCGAAGGCGGGGAAGACGAGCATTCGCATGGGGGAGTAGCGAATGGTGCCTCAGAAGCTGCACATGCGGATGCCGAACATGAGCACGACCATGACCATGCTGCGGAGCATGAGGAGGCTACCCACGAGGAAGAGGGGCATGCTCACGAGCATGAGCATAGTCTCGATCCGCATGTATGGCTGAGTCCGAAGCTGGCACAGGCAGAGGTGGCGGCCATTCAAGAGGCGTTTGCGAAAGCAGATCCAACCCATGCAGACCAATATAAAGCAAATGCAGATGCCTATATTGCGAAGCTCCAACAGCTGGACGATGCGTATAAGGCGGGGCTTGCAGGGGCGAAGCGAACCGAGTTCGTCACGCAGCATGCGGCTTTTGGCTATTTGGCGCGTGAATACGGCTTGACGCAGGTGCCGATTTCCGGCCTGTCTCCTGACCAGGAGCCCTCCCCGGAGCAAATGGCGGAAATTGTGAAGCTGGCGAAGGAGCAGCAAATAAAGACGATTTTTTTCGAAACGTTGGTTGATCCGAAAATCGCCAGCACCATCGCGAGCGAAATTGGTGCCAAGACAGCGGTGCTGAACCCGCTTGAGGGGCTGACCGAGGAAGAAACGGAAGACGGGCTCGATTATATTGGCGTGATGACAAACAATCTGGAAGCACTAAAGCTTGCTTTGAACGAATAA
- a CDS encoding metal ABC transporter ATP-binding protein produces the protein MELASLNNVVFGYGSVPSLNEADMVIHAGEFIAVTGPNGASKTTLLKLMLGLLKPWSGEVYLAKLGTSGKRLVIGYVPQQIAAFNSGFPSTVLEFVRSGAYESGAWLRRMRPQERARAEEALRQVGMWEQRGCKIGELSGGQKQRVCIARALAQQPDLLVMDEPTTGMDEASRKGFYELMHHHVQAHGRTVVMVTHGLEEVRPYLNRIIELERKGEGGWKCCTTTSCSGHFAPEASSL, from the coding sequence GTGGAGCTTGCTTCATTAAATAATGTCGTGTTCGGCTACGGCAGCGTACCGAGTCTGAATGAGGCGGATATGGTCATTCATGCTGGTGAATTTATAGCGGTAACCGGGCCCAACGGCGCCTCGAAGACGACGCTGCTTAAGCTGATGCTGGGCTTGCTGAAGCCGTGGAGTGGAGAGGTTTATTTGGCGAAGCTCGGCACGAGCGGCAAGAGGCTCGTGATTGGTTATGTGCCGCAGCAGATCGCGGCGTTTAACAGCGGCTTTCCAAGCACGGTGCTGGAGTTCGTCAGGTCCGGCGCATACGAGAGCGGAGCTTGGCTGCGGCGAATGCGGCCGCAGGAACGAGCTCGTGCCGAGGAGGCGCTGCGCCAGGTCGGCATGTGGGAGCAGCGCGGCTGCAAAATCGGCGAGCTGTCCGGCGGACAGAAGCAGCGGGTGTGCATTGCCCGAGCGCTGGCACAGCAGCCCGACCTGCTCGTCATGGATGAGCCGACAACAGGAATGGATGAAGCAAGCCGCAAAGGCTTTTACGAATTAATGCATCATCATGTGCAGGCTCATGGGCGGACGGTTGTGATGGTAACCCATGGACTCGAAGAGGTCCGTCCGTATTTGAACCGCATCATTGAGCTGGAACGGAAGGGGGAGGGAGGATGGAAATGCTGCACTACGACTTCATGCAGCGGGCATTTTGCGCCGGAGGCATCATCGCTTTAG
- a CDS encoding (2Fe-2S) ferredoxin domain-containing protein gives MATWNLTQTRHHLLLCNGGSCKRSGAEEVTLAIREELARLEADSFVHTTKTMCNGRCEDACNVVVYPDGNWYNGMTPELGRKLVRGLLGGNLMPLPERISYNYEADSFAATGSAAEGISKPVVKKVERA, from the coding sequence ATGGCAACTTGGAACCTGACGCAAACGCGCCATCATCTGCTTCTATGCAACGGGGGCAGCTGCAAGCGCAGCGGCGCGGAAGAGGTAACGCTCGCCATCCGTGAGGAGCTTGCAAGGCTCGAAGCGGATTCCTTCGTCCATACGACGAAGACGATGTGCAACGGCAGATGTGAGGATGCATGCAATGTGGTCGTCTATCCCGACGGCAACTGGTATAACGGTATGACGCCAGAGCTTGGTCGCAAGCTCGTTCGCGGACTGCTCGGCGGCAATCTCATGCCGCTGCCAGAGCGAATCTCGTATAACTACGAAGCCGATAGCTTCGCAGCAACAGGCAGTGCGGCGGAAGGCATTAGCAAGCCGGTTGTGAAGAAAGTGGAGAGAGCTTAG
- a CDS encoding S-layer homology domain-containing protein, whose amino-acid sequence MKRQAKNIIAGVVSISILLQGGMAAAKEATMPNQEALKNRQVYASASAASFKDIKGHWAEATIKQAIADGYLKGYSDGTFKPNGLITRAELASVLVRITKNKKDGSKLSFTDVPSSYWAASAIEGAVGAGFIKAGDAPGGKFKPNEAMTRYDMAKWFSQGLVRSEASFETALKEVEGTLLPFTETYKTGISKTQTPYIALARGTGLMKGNPDDSFGLENTTTRAEVAVMLYRYLRIEGSKAESYRGLNELREVGLYSTNAVSLGNATWSKDSKDVVAPVYNIMGKKFIMKGKRGSFILHKMIVVDISKPLGTEERGIYGSMFDTRMGASFLIYTETTVTAEKKMKYPDEYQDSYDFLGGSVIFGDSPERFGYETVPRNYGPYTKYNDFSDFLQVGKPRTIWTTIGSTYGMQWITSSDGTVGTIMLNRK is encoded by the coding sequence ATGAAAAGACAGGCAAAAAATATAATAGCTGGGGTCGTTTCTATCAGTATATTGCTGCAAGGCGGTATGGCTGCGGCGAAAGAAGCAACTATGCCAAACCAAGAAGCATTGAAAAATCGGCAGGTGTATGCGAGCGCAAGTGCTGCAAGCTTTAAGGATATAAAGGGACACTGGGCAGAAGCGACGATCAAGCAGGCAATAGCGGATGGATATCTTAAGGGATACTCGGATGGAACGTTTAAGCCCAATGGCCTCATTACACGTGCTGAACTTGCGAGTGTGCTTGTACGAATAACGAAAAATAAAAAGGATGGAAGCAAGCTGAGCTTTACCGATGTACCGAGCAGCTATTGGGCAGCAAGTGCTATTGAAGGCGCAGTAGGAGCTGGTTTTATTAAGGCAGGCGATGCGCCAGGAGGCAAGTTTAAACCCAATGAAGCGATGACTCGATATGATATGGCGAAGTGGTTTTCACAGGGTCTGGTGCGCAGTGAAGCTAGTTTTGAAACGGCATTGAAAGAGGTAGAAGGTACGTTATTGCCATTTACCGAGACGTATAAGACAGGTATTAGCAAAACCCAAACGCCATACATCGCGCTTGCACGTGGAACAGGATTGATGAAAGGAAATCCAGATGACAGCTTTGGACTGGAAAATACAACGACGCGAGCAGAGGTTGCGGTCATGCTTTATCGCTATTTAAGAATTGAGGGAAGCAAGGCGGAAAGCTATAGAGGATTAAATGAATTGAGAGAAGTTGGACTGTATAGTACGAATGCGGTTAGCCTTGGCAATGCGACATGGTCCAAAGATAGTAAGGATGTTGTGGCACCTGTTTATAACATCATGGGGAAAAAATTTATTATGAAGGGGAAACGGGGCAGCTTTATTTTGCATAAAATGATAGTAGTAGATATTTCGAAACCGTTGGGAACGGAGGAGAGAGGTATCTATGGAAGTATGTTTGATACAAGAATGGGCGCATCTTTTCTCATTTATACGGAGACAACTGTTACGGCTGAAAAGAAGATGAAATACCCCGATGAATATCAAGATAGTTATGATTTTTTAGGGGGATCAGTTATTTTTGGTGATTCACCTGAGCGGTTTGGATATGAAACGGTGCCAAGAAATTATGGTCCTTATACAAAATACAACGACTTTTCAGACTTTTTACAAGTGGGAAAACCGAGAACGATCTGGACCACTATTGGTTCTACATATGGTATGCAATGGATTACTTCATCTGATGGCACTGTAGGCACAATTATGCTGAACAGAAAATAA
- a CDS encoding metal ABC transporter permease: MEMLHYDFMQRAFCAGGIIALVASVLGVHLMLRRQALMADMLSHVSLAGVAAGAYLGWNPSYAGFSAAVAGAIAVEYIRRSYRAYSEMSIAIIMIGGLSSAVVLMGLNKGMNKSFSSYLFGSVVAVNETELMLMLGAAAVGASFFILLRRPLYQMAFDEETAQASGIPVRLISMLFSMVTGMIVAAAMPIVGVLLVSALIVLPAALAVRLARSFAAALMIAMLVGVAGVFSGLTASYELGTPPGGTIALFLLALLSLGIVLKKVSVIAGKLGNRQNRTIINNHQTGQLAKQDVFPRIKSGRLDASATHTNGGTENESYV; encoded by the coding sequence ATGGAAATGCTGCACTACGACTTCATGCAGCGGGCATTTTGCGCCGGAGGCATCATCGCTTTAGTCGCTTCTGTGCTGGGTGTGCATTTAATGCTGAGACGGCAGGCGCTGATGGCGGATATGCTTTCACATGTCTCATTAGCTGGCGTTGCCGCAGGGGCCTATCTGGGCTGGAATCCTTCTTACGCCGGGTTCTCCGCTGCTGTAGCAGGAGCGATTGCCGTTGAATATATTCGGCGCTCCTACCGGGCCTACAGCGAAATGTCGATTGCCATCATTATGATTGGCGGCTTGTCGAGCGCCGTTGTGCTGATGGGGCTGAATAAAGGGATGAACAAAAGCTTCTCCTCTTATTTATTCGGCTCTGTCGTCGCAGTGAACGAAACGGAGCTAATGCTGATGCTTGGAGCAGCGGCCGTAGGAGCGAGCTTTTTTATATTGCTGCGCAGACCGCTGTATCAGATGGCGTTCGACGAGGAAACGGCGCAAGCAAGCGGCATTCCTGTCCGACTCATCTCCATGCTGTTCAGCATGGTGACGGGTATGATTGTCGCTGCGGCTATGCCGATTGTAGGCGTGCTGCTCGTATCAGCGCTGATCGTGCTGCCAGCGGCGCTGGCGGTACGTCTTGCCCGCAGCTTTGCGGCAGCGCTCATGATTGCGATGCTTGTCGGCGTTGCAGGCGTATTTTCGGGACTGACCGCCTCGTATGAGCTGGGAACGCCGCCGGGCGGAACGATCGCATTATTTTTGCTCGCGCTGCTGAGCTTAGGCATTGTATTAAAAAAGGTGTCCGTTATAGCCGGGAAGCTCGGCAATCGGCAAAATCGCACCATCATTAACAATCATCAAACGGGGCAGTTGGCGAAGCAGGACGTTTTTCCCCGCATAAAGAGCGGTAGACTGGATGCGTCAGCTACTCACACAAATGGAGGTACAGAAAATGAAAGCTATGTTTAG
- a CDS encoding GTP-binding protein, whose protein sequence is MKRQADFKIPVTVLSGYLGAGKTTILNHVLNNRDGLRVAVIVNDLSEVNIDAALVQKEGGLSRTDEQLVEMSNGCICCTLRGDLLREVERLAKQERFDYILIESTGVGEPVPVAQTFTYIDEEQGIDLSQFCRLDCMVTVVDAYRFWHDYSSGETLLERSQGAHEEDHREVVDLLIDQIEFCDVLLLNKCDMVSAEDLDELEGVLRTLQPRAKLIRTEQGKVDPAEILNTGRFNFEEASVSAGWMRELNAPVHTPETEEYGIGSFVYVRAKPFHPERLMRWMEEWPEAIVRAKGIMWLATRSLQAQSISQAGPSIQFGPAGLWVAALPEPEQHLLLEEEPELASSWHPMYGDRINKVVFIGIDLQRAEIEASLDQCLLTKEEMKQDWNSLFDPFPQSQQEACAIN, encoded by the coding sequence GTGAAGAGGCAAGCAGATTTTAAAATTCCGGTGACGGTGCTGAGCGGTTATCTAGGAGCGGGCAAAACGACGATACTCAATCATGTGCTGAACAATCGCGATGGGCTTCGGGTGGCGGTTATCGTCAATGATTTGAGCGAGGTCAATATTGATGCGGCTTTGGTTCAAAAAGAAGGCGGGCTTTCCCGCACCGATGAGCAGCTGGTGGAAATGTCAAATGGCTGCATCTGCTGCACGCTGCGCGGAGATTTGCTGCGCGAGGTGGAGCGGCTGGCGAAGCAGGAGCGCTTTGATTATATTTTGATCGAATCGACGGGCGTGGGCGAGCCGGTTCCTGTAGCTCAAACATTCACTTATATTGATGAGGAGCAGGGCATTGACCTGTCGCAATTTTGCCGCTTGGACTGCATGGTGACGGTCGTTGACGCATATCGCTTCTGGCATGACTATTCCTCGGGCGAGACGCTGCTTGAACGCAGTCAGGGAGCGCATGAGGAGGATCACCGAGAGGTTGTTGATTTGCTGATTGACCAAATTGAATTTTGTGATGTGTTGCTGCTTAATAAATGCGATATGGTCAGCGCTGAGGATTTGGACGAGCTGGAGGGCGTGCTTCGCACGCTGCAGCCGCGCGCCAAGCTGATTCGCACCGAGCAGGGCAAGGTTGATCCTGCGGAAATTTTGAATACGGGCAGATTCAACTTTGAAGAAGCGAGCGTATCGGCTGGCTGGATGCGGGAGCTGAATGCGCCAGTCCATACGCCAGAAACGGAGGAATACGGAATCGGCTCATTCGTTTATGTGCGGGCGAAGCCTTTTCACCCGGAACGGCTAATGCGCTGGATGGAGGAGTGGCCGGAAGCTATCGTTCGGGCAAAAGGCATTATGTGGCTGGCAACCCGCAGCTTGCAGGCGCAGAGCATTAGTCAGGCGGGGCCGTCCATTCAATTTGGCCCTGCTGGACTGTGGGTGGCTGCGCTTCCCGAGCCTGAGCAGCACTTGCTGCTGGAGGAGGAGCCTGAGCTGGCGAGCAGCTGGCATCCAATGTATGGCGACCGAATCAATAAAGTGGTGTTCATTGGTATTGATCTGCAACGGGCCGAGATTGAAGCTTCGCTTGACCAGTGCTTGCTGACGAAGGAAGAGATGAAGCAGGATTGGAACAGCTTGTTTGATCCGTTTCCGCAATCGCAGCAGGAGGCTTGCGCTATAAATTAA
- a CDS encoding transposase yields the protein MNRYDKAFKEEAVRLSDEIGPKKAAEQLGVAYHTLQGWRKQRILHGDGAHIGSGRAYASADKTAREIELEREIGELRRANEILKDALGFFAKDRKR from the coding sequence ATGAATCGGTACGACAAAGCATTCAAAGAAGAAGCGGTAAGATTAAGTGATGAAATTGGACCAAAGAAAGCCGCTGAGCAATTGGGTGTAGCCTACCACACCTTGCAGGGATGGAGAAAGCAAAGAATCTTGCACGGCGACGGAGCGCATATTGGGAGCGGACGCGCTTATGCATCTGCCGATAAGACGGCGCGTGAAATCGAATTAGAAAGAGAAATAGGCGAGTTGCGACGCGCGAATGAAATCCTCAAGGACGCACTTGGTTTTTTCGCAAAAGACCGGAAGCGGTAA